A genome region from Thermomonospora amylolytica includes the following:
- a CDS encoding response regulator transcription factor encodes MRVLVVEDEEDLVEALRFGLVRADYAVDVAYDIAQATDKLYATGYDLMVLDLNLPDGDGMEFCRAIRDGELAGQSGADLRILMLTARDRLADRVRGLDEGADDYLVKPFAFAELLARVRALLRRDSGGGSAVWTVGELRLDTSRHEAFRGSRRLQLTPKEFAVLRYLMSRPGEVVSSEDLLEHVWDENADPFTNTVRVTIGTLRRKLSEDGEEQLIETLVRRGYRLREALPEGVR; translated from the coding sequence ATGCGGGTGCTGGTCGTCGAGGACGAGGAGGACCTGGTCGAGGCGTTGCGGTTCGGGCTGGTGCGGGCCGACTACGCGGTGGACGTGGCGTACGACATCGCGCAGGCGACCGACAAGCTGTACGCGACCGGCTACGACCTGATGGTGCTCGACCTCAACCTGCCCGACGGGGACGGGATGGAGTTCTGCCGGGCCATCCGCGACGGGGAGCTGGCCGGGCAGAGCGGGGCGGACCTGCGGATCCTGATGCTGACCGCGCGGGACCGGCTGGCCGACCGGGTCCGCGGGCTCGACGAGGGCGCCGACGACTACCTGGTCAAGCCGTTCGCGTTCGCCGAGCTGCTGGCCCGGGTGCGGGCGCTGCTGCGCCGCGACAGCGGGGGCGGCTCGGCGGTGTGGACGGTGGGCGAGCTGCGGCTGGACACCTCCCGGCACGAGGCGTTCCGCGGCTCCCGGCGGCTCCAGCTCACCCCCAAGGAGTTCGCGGTGCTGCGGTACCTGATGTCGCGGCCCGGCGAGGTGGTCTCCAGCGAGGACCTGCTGGAGCACGTGTGGGACGAGAACGCCGACCCGTTCACCAACACCGTCCGAGTCACCATCGGCACGCTGCGCCGCAAGCTGTCCGAGGACGGCGAGGAGCAGCTGATCGAGACGCTGGTGCGGCGCGGCTACCGGCTGCGCGAGGCGCTGCCCGAGGGCGTGCGATGA
- a CDS encoding DedA family protein: MIRHAGDEVAADGVAGFAVDLMERLGAPGAGLAVALENLFPPLPSEVILPLAGFTAGQGRMSLLAAIVWTTLGSVAGALVLYWVGALIGRDRVRSLAARLPLVELSDLDRTEEWFARHGTKAVLVGRMIPIFRSLISVPAGVQRMPVPTFLGLTALGSLIWNATFVLAGYALGDNWHTVEGFVGTYAKGVLAVAALAAAGFVAVRLAGSRRAGSERVRG, encoded by the coding sequence ATGATCAGACATGCGGGTGACGAGGTCGCGGCCGACGGTGTGGCGGGGTTCGCGGTCGACCTGATGGAGCGGCTGGGGGCGCCCGGCGCGGGGCTGGCGGTGGCGCTGGAGAACCTGTTCCCGCCGCTGCCCAGCGAGGTGATCCTGCCGCTGGCCGGGTTCACCGCCGGGCAGGGACGGATGAGCCTGCTCGCCGCGATCGTGTGGACCACCCTCGGCTCGGTCGCCGGCGCGCTGGTCCTGTACTGGGTGGGGGCGCTGATCGGCCGGGACCGGGTGCGGAGCCTGGCCGCCCGGCTGCCGCTGGTCGAACTGTCGGACCTGGACCGCACCGAGGAGTGGTTCGCCCGGCACGGCACCAAGGCGGTGCTGGTCGGCCGGATGATCCCGATCTTCCGGAGCCTGATCTCGGTGCCGGCGGGCGTGCAGCGGATGCCGGTGCCCACGTTCCTGGGACTCACCGCGCTCGGCAGCCTCATCTGGAACGCCACGTTCGTCCTCGCCGGTTATGCATTGGGGGACAACTGGCACACCGTGGAGGGATTCGTGGGCACCTACGCCAAGGGGGTCCTGGCCGTCGCCGCGCTGGCCGCGGCCGGGTTCGTCGCCGTACGGCTGGCCGGGTCGCGCCGGGCCGGCTCCGAGCGCGTGCGCGGATGA
- a CDS encoding DUF58 domain-containing protein, with the protein MTAPALRDLAPEEALRRLELTVLRRLDGLLQGDHLGLVPGPGTEAAEGRPYAPGDDVRAMDWNLTARAAEPHVRDRIADRELETWALVDATASMDFGTGRVEKRDLAVAAVAALGFLTERSGNRIGAHILRGGPRGDGTRRVPARTGRSHLLALLRTLLAAGRAPAGDAARLGAGIDLVRRTTLRRGLVAVVSDFLEPPGTWERPLRLLARRHQVLAVEVLDPRELTLPDMGVLAVVDPETGRRREIPTASARVRERYALAAAAQRAAIARAVTGAGAAHLRLRTDGDWVRDIARHAHLQRRLAAAPPGGAPA; encoded by the coding sequence ATGACGGCGCCCGCGCTCCGGGACCTGGCGCCCGAGGAGGCGCTGCGGCGGCTGGAGCTGACCGTGCTGCGGCGGCTGGACGGGCTGCTGCAGGGCGACCACCTGGGGCTGGTGCCCGGTCCCGGCACCGAGGCCGCCGAGGGCCGCCCGTACGCGCCCGGCGACGACGTGCGGGCGATGGACTGGAACCTCACCGCCCGCGCCGCCGAACCCCACGTCCGCGACCGGATCGCCGACCGCGAGCTGGAGACCTGGGCGCTGGTGGACGCCACCGCCAGCATGGACTTCGGCACCGGCCGGGTGGAGAAACGCGACCTGGCGGTGGCCGCCGTCGCCGCCCTCGGGTTCCTCACCGAACGGTCCGGCAACCGGATCGGCGCGCACATCCTGCGCGGCGGCCCGCGCGGCGACGGGACCCGCCGGGTGCCCGCTCGCACCGGCCGTTCCCACCTGCTGGCCCTGCTGCGGACGCTGCTGGCGGCCGGCCGCGCCCCCGCCGGGGACGCGGCCCGGCTCGGCGCGGGGATCGATCTGGTGCGGCGCACCACCCTGCGCCGCGGCCTGGTCGCCGTCGTGTCCGACTTCCTCGAACCCCCCGGGACCTGGGAACGCCCGCTGCGGCTGCTGGCCCGCCGCCACCAGGTCCTGGCCGTCGAGGTGCTGGACCCGCGCGAGCTGACCCTTCCCGACATGGGCGTGCTCGCCGTCGTCGACCCCGAGACCGGCCGCCGCCGCGAGATCCCCACCGCCTCCGCCCGCGTCCGCGAACGCTACGCCCTGGCCGCCGCCGCCCAGCGCGCCGCCATCGCCCGCGCCGTGACCGGTGCGGGCGCGGCCCACCTGCGGCTGCGCACCGACGGCGACTGGGTGCGCGACATCGCCCGCCACGCCCACCTGCAGCGCCGCCTGGCCGCCGCCCCGCCGGGAGGTGCGCCGGCATGA
- a CDS encoding AAA family ATPase, with product MSVPEGARAGIGPDGPAEQVLFEVKRIIVGQDRMVERMLVAVLAGGHCLLEGAPGVAKTLAAETLATVVGGTFARLQFTPDLVPADIVGTRIYRPSAEAFDVEPGPVMANVVLADEINRAPAKVQSALLEVMAEGKVSIGGRTFPVPRPFLVLATQNPIESEGVYRLPEAQRDRFLLKIDVGYPDEPEELAILYRMSVDPPRPKRVLDTEGLAALRRAARQVFVHDAVARYAVRLVAVTRDPQAYGLPDIAGHIAYGAGPRATLGLVAAARALAMLRGRDYVLPADVRDLAHDVIAHRLVPSFDALADGVQPSALVDRVLAAVPTPRVAPRDDGREAA from the coding sequence ATGAGCGTCCCGGAGGGAGCCCGGGCCGGGATCGGCCCGGACGGGCCCGCCGAGCAGGTGCTGTTCGAGGTCAAGCGGATCATCGTCGGCCAGGACCGGATGGTCGAGCGGATGCTGGTCGCGGTGCTGGCCGGCGGGCACTGCCTGCTGGAGGGCGCGCCGGGGGTGGCCAAGACGCTGGCCGCCGAGACGCTGGCCACGGTGGTCGGCGGGACGTTCGCCCGGCTGCAGTTCACCCCCGACCTGGTGCCCGCCGACATCGTCGGCACCCGGATCTACCGGCCCTCGGCGGAGGCGTTCGACGTCGAGCCCGGCCCGGTGATGGCCAACGTGGTGCTGGCCGACGAGATCAACCGGGCGCCCGCCAAGGTCCAGTCGGCGCTGCTGGAGGTGATGGCGGAGGGCAAGGTCAGCATCGGGGGCCGGACCTTTCCCGTGCCGCGGCCGTTCCTGGTGCTGGCCACCCAGAACCCGATCGAGTCCGAGGGCGTCTACCGGCTGCCCGAGGCCCAGCGCGACCGGTTCCTGCTCAAGATCGACGTCGGTTACCCGGACGAGCCGGAGGAACTGGCGATCCTCTACCGGATGAGCGTGGACCCGCCGCGCCCGAAGCGGGTGCTGGACACCGAAGGGCTGGCCGCGCTGCGGCGCGCCGCCCGGCAGGTGTTCGTGCACGACGCGGTGGCCCGCTACGCGGTCCGGCTGGTCGCCGTCACCCGCGACCCGCAGGCGTACGGGCTGCCCGACATCGCCGGTCACATCGCCTACGGGGCCGGTCCCCGCGCCACACTGGGGCTGGTCGCGGCGGCACGGGCGCTGGCGATGCTGCGGGGCCGCGACTACGTGCTGCCGGCCGACGTCCGTGACCTGGCGCACGACGTCATCGCCCACCGGCTGGTCCCGTCGTTCGACGCGCTGGCCGACGGCGTTCAGCCGTCCGCCCTGGTCGACCGGGTGCTGGCGGCCGTTCCGACGCCGCGGGTGGCGCCCCGCGACGACGGCCGGGAGGCCGCGTGA
- a CDS encoding S1C family serine protease — protein sequence MTHDLHLGLGDPPRGPDFAAPPPHEIPPVPPDPPAPSAPPPPSRPARSLTVTIAAALVAGAVAGAAGGYAAGGGAPASVLRQSDAGPVNGAGDLSDMAARIQISVVSVEAGGASGSGFVLDRAGHVLTNAHVVDGGGEVAVVLADRRRLAARVVGTDPAADIAVLAVPPADSPPPLTLGRSADVRVGDPVLAVGSPLGLAGTVTGGIVSALDRQVRLGSATALVLQTDASINPGNSGGPLVNARGEVIGVNTAMLSRGGSGSIGIGFAIPADRAVEVARRLIR from the coding sequence ATGACCCACGACCTGCACCTGGGGCTCGGCGACCCGCCCCGCGGCCCCGACTTCGCCGCCCCGCCCCCGCACGAGATCCCGCCCGTGCCGCCGGACCCGCCCGCGCCCTCCGCGCCGCCCCCGCCGTCCCGGCCCGCGCGCTCCCTGACGGTCACCATCGCCGCCGCGCTGGTCGCCGGGGCGGTGGCGGGCGCGGCCGGAGGCTATGCGGCGGGCGGCGGCGCGCCGGCCTCGGTGCTGCGCCAGTCCGACGCCGGGCCGGTGAACGGCGCCGGAGACCTCAGCGACATGGCCGCGCGCATCCAGATCAGCGTGGTGTCCGTGGAGGCGGGCGGCGCGTCCGGGTCCGGGTTCGTGCTGGACCGCGCCGGGCACGTGCTGACCAACGCGCACGTGGTGGACGGCGGCGGCGAGGTCGCCGTGGTGCTCGCCGACCGGCGGCGGCTGGCGGCCCGGGTGGTGGGCACCGACCCCGCCGCCGACATCGCGGTGCTGGCGGTCCCGCCGGCCGACAGCCCGCCGCCGCTCACCCTCGGCCGGTCCGCCGACGTGCGGGTCGGCGACCCGGTGCTGGCGGTCGGCTCCCCGCTGGGCCTGGCCGGCACCGTCACCGGCGGCATCGTCAGCGCCCTGGACCGGCAGGTGCGGCTGGGCTCCGCCACCGCCCTGGTGCTGCAGACCGACGCCTCGATCAACCCCGGCAACTCCGGCGGCCCGCTGGTGAACGCCCGCGGCGAGGTGATCGGGGTCAACACCGCCATGCTCAGCCGCGGCGGATCGGGGTCGATCGGGATCGGGTTCGCGATCCCGGCCGATCGGGCGGTCGAGGTGGCGCGCCGGCTCATACGCTGA
- a CDS encoding sensor histidine kinase: MRLRAAQRLRAGVKGIAGLALGAATALVEAVFLVVAAVGVAYAFVFSRGQDMVPRTVARAARWLVEVERRRLKVLLGGESVGGYGPLQALAYLVLRVPVGLLSGAVLLLLVYGLGVTAVLLSWWILGTHPPDYGPTPMRVLGVGLVGAVLLYLDLQGLAGAAVLERRLARRCLGPSPLELYERRIAQLSASRAEVVDAVDDERRRIERDLHDGVQQRLVGLSMLIGRARRARDPERAAELVRQAHEEAQRALEDLREVSWRVYPAALDADGLRAALETVAERSAVPVVIDYAAAGRLPSRVETAAYFVVCEAVTNAAKHARARRVTVRIREHGTMLSVRIEDDGVGGADPAGGGLAGLARRAAALDGRLTVDSPPGGPTVITAELPCG; this comes from the coding sequence ATGAGGCTGCGCGCCGCCCAGCGGCTGCGGGCCGGGGTCAAGGGGATCGCGGGGCTGGCGCTCGGGGCGGCGACCGCCCTGGTGGAGGCCGTCTTCCTGGTCGTGGCGGCCGTGGGCGTCGCGTACGCGTTCGTGTTCTCGCGGGGCCAGGACATGGTGCCGCGGACCGTGGCCCGCGCCGCCCGGTGGCTGGTGGAGGTCGAGCGCAGGCGGCTGAAGGTCCTGCTGGGCGGCGAGAGCGTCGGCGGCTACGGGCCGCTGCAGGCGCTGGCCTACCTGGTGTTGCGGGTGCCGGTCGGGCTGCTGAGCGGCGCGGTCCTGCTGCTGCTGGTGTACGGGCTGGGCGTCACGGCCGTCCTGCTGAGCTGGTGGATCCTCGGCACCCACCCGCCCGACTACGGCCCCACCCCGATGCGGGTGCTGGGCGTCGGGCTCGTCGGGGCGGTGCTGCTCTACCTGGACCTGCAGGGCCTGGCCGGGGCGGCGGTGCTGGAACGGCGGCTGGCCCGCCGCTGCCTGGGCCCGAGCCCGCTGGAGCTCTACGAGCGGCGGATCGCCCAGCTGTCGGCCAGCCGCGCCGAGGTCGTGGACGCGGTCGACGACGAGCGCCGCCGCATCGAACGGGACCTGCACGACGGGGTGCAGCAGCGGCTGGTGGGGCTGTCGATGCTGATCGGCCGCGCCCGCCGCGCCCGCGACCCCGAGCGCGCGGCCGAGCTGGTCCGGCAGGCCCACGAGGAGGCGCAGCGGGCGCTGGAGGACCTGCGGGAGGTGTCCTGGCGGGTCTACCCGGCCGCGCTGGACGCCGACGGGCTGCGCGCCGCGCTGGAGACGGTCGCCGAACGGTCCGCGGTGCCCGTGGTCATCGACTACGCCGCCGCGGGCCGGCTGCCGAGCCGGGTGGAGACCGCCGCCTACTTCGTGGTCTGCGAGGCCGTCACCAACGCCGCCAAGCACGCCCGCGCCCGGCGGGTGACCGTCCGGATCCGCGAGCACGGGACAATGCTGAGCGTGCGGATCGAGGACGACGGCGTCGGCGGGGCGGACCCGGCGGGCGGCGGGCTGGCCGGCCTGGCCCGGCGCGCCGCCGCCCTGGACGGCCGGCTGACCGTGGACAGCCCGCCCGGCGGGCCCACCGTGATCACCGCGGAGCTGCCGTGCGGGTGA
- a CDS encoding FAD-binding protein → MSGDFGGIVRVTPREVLRPGSAEEVAAALRGANGAVVPRGCAHSTHGQAQTDGGVLLDMRGLCAVHEVTPDRVTVDAGATWREVLEATLPHGRTPPVLTDYLDVTVGGTLSAGGVGGDSHRHGVQADHVLSLEVATPQGEVVTCSPGRRRDLFDAVRGGLGRHGVIVRASLRLVPAPERVRVHKLLYATAGALLDALRRVPADHVQGQAKLDPAWRYELTATVYGPGPGIEGAAEVVEMPYGRFADRMRPDVEELIRLGEWARPHPWGIVFLPARHAAAVIEATLAETTAADIGLSGVILISRLSVLGVPALPVPPDPVMLAMLRTASPGAAGPDAMLEANRRLLERARAVGGTRYPIDAVPQESR, encoded by the coding sequence ATGTCCGGTGATTTCGGGGGGATTGTCCGGGTCACTCCGCGGGAGGTGCTCCGGCCCGGGTCGGCCGAGGAGGTCGCCGCCGCGCTGCGCGGTGCGAACGGAGCTGTGGTTCCCCGGGGCTGCGCCCACTCGACCCACGGGCAGGCGCAGACGGACGGCGGCGTGCTGCTGGACATGCGGGGACTGTGCGCCGTTCACGAGGTGACGCCGGACCGGGTGACGGTGGACGCGGGCGCGACGTGGCGCGAGGTGCTGGAGGCGACGCTGCCGCACGGCCGCACTCCCCCGGTGCTGACCGACTACCTGGACGTGACCGTGGGCGGAACGCTGTCGGCGGGCGGGGTGGGCGGCGACTCGCACCGGCACGGCGTCCAGGCCGACCACGTGCTGTCCCTGGAGGTGGCGACTCCGCAGGGCGAGGTGGTGACCTGCTCGCCCGGCCGCCGCCGGGACCTGTTCGACGCCGTGCGCGGGGGGCTGGGGCGGCACGGGGTGATCGTGCGGGCGTCCCTGCGGCTCGTTCCGGCCCCGGAACGGGTCCGCGTGCACAAGCTGCTGTACGCGACGGCCGGGGCCCTCCTGGACGCGCTGCGCCGCGTTCCGGCCGACCACGTTCAGGGGCAGGCCAAGCTCGACCCGGCGTGGCGGTACGAGCTGACCGCGACCGTGTACGGGCCGGGGCCCGGCATCGAGGGCGCGGCCGAGGTCGTGGAGATGCCGTACGGGCGGTTCGCCGACCGGATGCGCCCGGATGTGGAGGAGCTGATCCGCCTGGGCGAGTGGGCGCGCCCGCACCCGTGGGGCATCGTCTTCCTGCCCGCCCGGCACGCCGCCGCCGTCATCGAGGCCACCCTCGCCGAGACCACCGCCGCCGACATCGGCCTCAGCGGCGTGATCCTGATCAGCCGGTTGAGCGTCCTGGGCGTCCCGGCGCTGCCCGTCCCGCCGGACCCGGTGATGCTGGCGATGCTGCGGACCGCCTCACCGGGCGCGGCCGGGCCGGACGCCATGCTGGAGGCCAACCGGCGTCTGCTGGAACGCGCCCGCGCGGTCGGCGGCACCCGCTACCCGATCGACGCCGTTCCTCAGGAGTCCAGATAG
- a CDS encoding sensor histidine kinase: MRRPAVRLPAFAHTVRFRLTVMYSTLLFLLTAVVLGGVYAAVAYTTDARPIEKTFRAQKYVELPDGTQQPLGSELEVVKAQQVADAVNYETQQTMKHYSLAMLGGLFVASLGIGWVLSGRALRPVSAITRTAAEIQATDLSRRIRLTGPPDELRSLADTIDSMLDRLEGAFDAQRQLIDDASHELRSPLAIIRANLDTVLASPDATPAERERAAQIIDRATTRMTRLVEDLLATARRSAPALDDADVDLAAVAREAAEEFDSLAAARDLTVERRLGTGLRMIGDHDALRRAVGNLLSNAVRLAPEGSRITVGAGRRDGWLWLAVKDAGPGIRPDDQERVFDRFWRGTDRRRSRERRTGLGLAIVRHITESHGGQVRLISAEHVGSTFVLWLPDGPAGGAGATPPDGDPLEAPVMLGEA; this comes from the coding sequence ATGAGGCGCCCGGCCGTGCGGCTGCCGGCGTTCGCCCACACCGTCCGGTTCCGCCTGACGGTGATGTACTCCACGCTGCTGTTCCTGCTGACCGCGGTGGTGCTGGGCGGCGTGTACGCGGCGGTCGCCTACACCACCGACGCCCGGCCGATCGAGAAGACGTTCCGGGCGCAGAAGTACGTCGAGCTGCCCGACGGCACCCAGCAGCCGCTGGGCAGCGAGCTGGAGGTCGTCAAGGCCCAGCAGGTCGCCGACGCGGTCAACTACGAGACCCAGCAGACGATGAAGCACTACTCGCTGGCGATGCTGGGCGGGCTGTTCGTGGCCAGCCTGGGCATCGGCTGGGTGCTGTCGGGGCGGGCGCTGCGGCCGGTCAGCGCGATCACCCGGACCGCCGCCGAGATCCAGGCCACCGACCTGTCCCGGCGGATCCGGCTGACCGGGCCGCCGGACGAGCTGCGGTCGCTGGCCGACACCATCGACTCGATGCTGGACCGGCTGGAGGGCGCGTTCGACGCGCAGCGGCAGCTCATCGACGACGCCTCGCACGAGCTGCGCAGCCCGCTGGCGATCATCCGGGCCAACCTGGACACCGTGCTGGCCTCCCCGGACGCCACCCCCGCCGAGCGCGAGCGGGCCGCCCAGATCATCGACCGCGCCACCACCCGGATGACCCGGCTGGTGGAGGACCTGCTGGCCACCGCCCGCCGGTCGGCGCCGGCGCTGGACGACGCCGACGTGGACCTGGCGGCGGTGGCGCGGGAGGCGGCCGAGGAGTTCGACTCGCTGGCGGCGGCCCGCGACCTGACCGTCGAACGGCGGCTCGGCACCGGGCTGCGGATGATCGGCGACCATGACGCGCTGCGCCGCGCCGTGGGCAACCTGCTGTCCAACGCGGTGCGGCTGGCCCCGGAGGGCTCCCGGATCACCGTGGGGGCGGGACGGCGCGACGGATGGCTGTGGCTGGCGGTCAAGGACGCCGGCCCCGGCATCCGCCCCGACGACCAGGAACGGGTCTTCGACCGGTTCTGGCGCGGCACCGACCGGCGCCGCTCCAGGGAGCGCCGCACCGGGCTGGGCCTGGCGATCGTCCGGCACATCACCGAGTCGCACGGCGGGCAGGTCCGGCTGATCTCCGCCGAGCACGTCGGCAGCACGTTCGTGCTGTGGCTGCCCGACGGCCCGGCGGGCGGCGCCGGAGCGACCCCGCCGGACGGCGACCCACTGGAAGCCCCGGTGATGTTGGGAGAGGCGTAA
- a CDS encoding alpha,alpha-trehalose-phosphate synthase (UDP-forming), translated as MSDRSEFVVVANRLPVDRVNGEDGAPSWRRSPGGLVTAIAPVMRARDGAWIGWPGAPDEELEPFVEDGMHLVPVRLSALEVERYYEGFSNATLWPLYHDVIAPPVYERKLWDAYVKVNRRFAEKAAEVAAERAVVWVQDYQLQLVPAMLRELRPDLRIGFFLHIPFPPMELFWQLPWRRQIIEGLLGADLVGFQRPGAAANFLRLARRLLDGRTSGQMAFVGDRAVRAAAFPISVDVRELEALIGDPAVRRRAEEIRADLGGAKVLLGVDRLDYTKGIAQRLQAFGELFRDGDLKPGEAVFVQIATPSRERVEQYRLLRDQIEQEVGRINGEYAELGLPVIHYLHTSYTRDELAALYLAADVMVVTPLRDGMNLVAKEYVACRTDHRGALVLSEFAGAADELKRAFLVNPYDINGLKATLLEALRAEPAEQSRRMRPMRRRVIEHDVDRWAREFLTALENPHHPDQPSAR; from the coding sequence GTGTCGGACCGCAGTGAGTTCGTTGTGGTGGCCAACCGGCTCCCGGTGGACCGGGTCAACGGCGAGGACGGTGCGCCCTCGTGGCGGCGCAGCCCCGGCGGGCTGGTGACCGCGATCGCGCCGGTGATGCGGGCCAGGGACGGGGCGTGGATCGGATGGCCGGGGGCCCCGGACGAGGAACTGGAGCCGTTCGTCGAGGACGGCATGCACCTGGTGCCGGTGAGACTGTCGGCGCTGGAGGTCGAGCGTTACTACGAGGGCTTCTCCAACGCCACGTTGTGGCCGCTGTACCACGACGTGATCGCCCCGCCGGTGTACGAGCGCAAGCTCTGGGACGCCTACGTCAAGGTCAACCGGCGGTTCGCCGAGAAGGCCGCCGAGGTCGCCGCCGAGCGGGCGGTGGTGTGGGTGCAGGACTACCAGCTGCAGCTGGTCCCGGCGATGCTGCGGGAGCTGCGGCCCGATCTGCGGATCGGGTTCTTCCTGCACATCCCGTTCCCGCCGATGGAGCTGTTCTGGCAGCTGCCGTGGCGGCGGCAGATCATCGAGGGGCTGCTGGGCGCCGACCTGGTGGGCTTCCAGCGGCCCGGGGCCGCGGCCAACTTCCTGCGGCTGGCCCGCCGGCTGCTGGACGGGCGGACCAGCGGGCAGATGGCCTTCGTCGGGGACCGGGCGGTGCGGGCCGCGGCGTTCCCGATCTCGGTGGACGTGCGCGAGCTGGAGGCGCTGATCGGCGACCCGGCGGTGCGGCGGCGGGCCGAGGAGATCCGGGCCGACCTGGGCGGGGCCAAGGTGCTGCTCGGGGTGGACCGGCTGGACTACACCAAGGGCATCGCGCAGCGGCTGCAGGCGTTCGGCGAGCTGTTCCGCGACGGCGACCTCAAGCCCGGCGAGGCGGTGTTCGTGCAGATCGCCACGCCCAGCCGGGAGCGGGTCGAGCAGTACCGGCTGCTGCGCGACCAGATCGAGCAGGAGGTCGGCCGGATCAACGGGGAGTACGCCGAGCTGGGCCTCCCGGTGATCCACTACCTGCACACCTCCTACACCCGCGACGAGCTGGCCGCGCTGTACCTGGCGGCGGACGTGATGGTGGTGACGCCGCTGCGGGACGGCATGAACCTGGTGGCCAAGGAGTACGTGGCCTGCCGGACCGACCACCGCGGGGCGCTGGTGCTCAGCGAGTTCGCCGGGGCCGCCGACGAGCTCAAGCGGGCGTTCCTGGTCAACCCCTACGACATCAACGGCCTCAAGGCGACGCTGCTGGAGGCGCTGCGGGCCGAGCCCGCCGAGCAGTCCCGCCGGATGCGGCCGATGCGCCGCCGGGTGATCGAGCACGACGTGGACCGCTGGGCGCGGGAGTTCCTCACCGCGCTGGAGAACCCGCACCACCCCGACCAGCCGTCGGCCCGCTGA
- a CDS encoding response regulator transcription factor has protein sequence MRVTLAEDSTLLREGLVRLLAEEGHEVVAAVGDADALLAAVDADPPDVAVVDVRMPPTHTDEGIRAALEIRRRRPDVAVLVLSQYVEKRYATELITGEGGGVGYLLKDRVGQVDEFLDALERVAAGGAAFDPEVVRRLLARSTRTDPLSRLTPRERDVLDHMAQGRTNAGIAAHLHISQSAVEKHVNQIFDKLELTDAAGFSRRVLAVLRYLDS, from the coding sequence GTGCGGGTGACGCTGGCCGAGGACTCCACGCTGCTGCGCGAGGGCCTGGTCCGGCTGCTGGCCGAGGAGGGCCACGAGGTGGTCGCCGCGGTCGGCGACGCCGACGCGCTGCTGGCGGCGGTGGACGCCGACCCGCCGGACGTGGCGGTGGTCGACGTGCGGATGCCGCCCACCCACACCGACGAGGGCATCCGCGCCGCCCTGGAGATCCGCCGCCGCCGGCCGGACGTGGCGGTGCTGGTGCTGTCGCAGTACGTGGAGAAGCGGTACGCCACCGAGCTGATCACCGGCGAGGGCGGCGGGGTCGGGTATCTGCTCAAGGACCGGGTCGGGCAGGTGGACGAGTTCCTGGACGCCCTGGAGCGGGTGGCGGCCGGGGGCGCGGCGTTCGATCCGGAGGTGGTCCGGCGGCTGCTGGCCCGCAGCACCCGCACCGATCCGCTGAGCCGCCTGACGCCGCGCGAGCGGGACGTGCTGGACCACATGGCGCAGGGCCGCACCAACGCCGGCATCGCCGCCCACCTGCACATCTCGCAGAGCGCGGTGGAAAAGCACGTCAACCAGATCTTCGACAAGCTCGAGCTGACCGACGCCGCGGGATTCAGCCGCCGCGTCCTGGCCGTGCTGCGCTATCTGGACTCCTGA
- a CDS encoding VWA domain-containing protein, producing the protein MTFLSPTRLLLLTAVAALVVVYVVMQRRRGRYAVRFTNLELLEKVAPVRPGWRRHVPAALFVLMLGLLTTAFARPAADVRVPREQATIVIAVDVSTSMQAVDVAPDRLTAAKRAARSFLAALPARFNVGLVSFAGSAQVVVPPTTDRRAVQAGVDGLALAPRTAIGEAVHTSLQAIAGFGAQWGRSAPPARIVLLSDGSNTTGRSPEQAAQQAVQARVPVSTIAYGTPDGFIESEGARVPVPVDGPALERLARTTGGHFYEAATGEELRQVYADIGGSIGHRTEQREIWAWFVGAALLAGCAAAAGSLLWFSRLP; encoded by the coding sequence ATGACGTTCCTGTCGCCGACGAGACTGCTGCTGCTGACGGCGGTGGCGGCACTGGTCGTGGTGTACGTGGTGATGCAGCGCAGGCGCGGCCGGTACGCGGTGCGGTTCACCAACCTGGAACTGCTGGAGAAGGTCGCGCCGGTGCGGCCCGGATGGCGAAGGCACGTCCCGGCGGCGCTGTTCGTGCTGATGCTGGGGCTGCTGACGACCGCGTTCGCCCGGCCGGCCGCCGACGTGCGGGTGCCGCGCGAGCAGGCCACCATCGTCATCGCGGTGGACGTGTCCACCTCGATGCAGGCCGTCGACGTCGCCCCGGACCGGCTCACCGCCGCCAAGCGCGCCGCCCGCTCGTTCCTGGCCGCACTGCCCGCACGGTTCAACGTCGGGCTGGTGTCGTTCGCCGGCAGCGCCCAGGTCGTGGTCCCGCCGACCACCGACCGGCGGGCCGTGCAGGCCGGGGTGGACGGGCTCGCCCTCGCGCCGCGCACCGCCATCGGCGAGGCCGTGCACACGTCGCTGCAGGCCATCGCGGGCTTCGGCGCCCAGTGGGGGCGGTCCGCGCCGCCCGCCCGGATCGTGCTGCTGTCGGACGGCAGCAACACCACCGGCCGCAGCCCCGAGCAGGCCGCCCAGCAGGCCGTCCAGGCGCGGGTGCCGGTGTCCACCATCGCCTACGGCACCCCGGACGGCTTCATCGAGAGCGAGGGCGCCCGCGTGCCCGTCCCGGTCGACGGCCCCGCGCTGGAACGCCTGGCCCGCACCACCGGCGGCCACTTCTACGAGGCCGCCACCGGAGAGGAACTGCGGCAGGTCTACGCCGACATCGGCGGCAGCATCGGCCACCGCACCGAACAACGCGAGATCTGGGCGTGGTTCGTCGGCGCGGCGCTGCTGGCCGGATGCGCCGCGGCCGCAGGATCACTGCTGTGGTTCTCCCGCCTGCCGTGA